A single genomic interval of Nitrosomonadales bacterium harbors:
- a CDS encoding amidohydrolase family protein, with product MNANRRRFLQQLLAAGFALAATPASAGLLKGRLLNACGTILPKYLAEHPIVTAAWSGIVPERVWDAHAHIAGTGDSGSGIYTSPDMDSVWHPVEFAQHEFYLDAACAEKTRVDLSYVERLAHLVEELKPGCKLLLFAFEQAYDESGRALPERTAFHVPNAYARELARHYPQHFEWACSIHPYRPEAVDALAAAVSDGARAVKWLPSAMGIDPASPKCDAFYAALARLDVPLVCHCGEEKAVEGAGFEGGNNPLHLRRALDAGVRVAVAHCASIGEDIDLDRGKHGPYVPSFDLFARMMGNDDYRQHLFGDISAVVLRNRPSRILRAIIEHRDWHARLLNGTDYPLPGVLPLTSPHRWAKAGLLDSAAVPVLNKIQNYNPLLFDFVLKRQLRVGTQQLPAGIFHTRDFFLRSAI from the coding sequence ATGAACGCGAATCGCCGCCGTTTCCTGCAGCAACTGCTGGCTGCCGGCTTTGCGCTGGCCGCTACGCCCGCCAGTGCCGGTCTGCTGAAAGGCAGGCTGCTCAACGCCTGTGGAACCATCCTCCCGAAATACCTTGCCGAACATCCGATTGTCACCGCAGCGTGGTCGGGAATCGTGCCCGAGCGGGTCTGGGACGCGCATGCCCATATTGCGGGCACGGGTGATTCGGGCAGCGGGATTTACACCTCGCCAGACATGGATAGCGTATGGCACCCGGTGGAATTTGCTCAGCACGAGTTTTATCTGGATGCGGCCTGCGCCGAAAAAACGCGGGTTGACCTGAGCTATGTCGAGCGTCTGGCGCATCTGGTCGAGGAACTGAAACCCGGCTGCAAACTGCTGTTGTTCGCCTTCGAACAGGCATACGACGAATCGGGCAGGGCGCTGCCGGAACGCACCGCATTCCACGTTCCGAATGCCTATGCCCGCGAACTTGCGCGCCACTATCCGCAACATTTCGAGTGGGCGTGTTCGATTCATCCCTACCGGCCCGAAGCCGTTGACGCACTGGCGGCCGCCGTGTCGGACGGCGCACGCGCGGTCAAGTGGCTGCCGTCCGCGATGGGCATCGATCCCGCGTCGCCGAAGTGCGATGCATTTTATGCCGCACTGGCGCGGCTGGATGTGCCATTGGTCTGCCATTGCGGCGAGGAGAAAGCCGTCGAGGGCGCGGGTTTTGAGGGCGGGAACAATCCGTTGCACCTGCGCCGCGCGCTCGATGCCGGCGTGCGGGTAGCGGTCGCGCATTGCGCATCCATCGGCGAAGATATCGATCTGGATCGCGGTAAACACGGACCTTACGTGCCGAGCTTCGATCTGTTCGCGCGGATGATGGGGAATGACGATTACCGGCAACACCTGTTCGGGGATATCTCGGCGGTCGTGTTGCGCAACCGCCCGTCCCGGATCCTGCGCGCGATCATCGAACATCGCGACTGGCATGCCCGCCTGCTCAACGGCACCGATTACCCGCTGCCCGGCGTGCTGCCGCTGACTTCTCCGCATCGGTGGGCCAAGGCCGGGCTGCTCGACAGCGCGGCAGTGCCGGTGCTGAACAAGATACAGAATTACAATCCGCTGCTGTTCGACTTCGTGCTGAAGCGGCAATTGCGAGTCGGCACGCAGCAATTGCCGGCCGGCATTTTCCATACCCGTGACTTTTTCCTGCGGAGCGCCATATGA
- a CDS encoding phospholipase D family protein has product MLLLLGLLGLPTPSLAVQEDAAMEFIGRQIAAHDGRSGAYVLDTGPDALQARAWLADHARHTIEVQYFIWSADNIGILAAEALLRAADRGVKVRVIVDDLLIDAPDKSLLALAYHPNVEIRIYNPKNSVGVPLLKRILNVAVDFRGVNQRMHDKTFMVDGQVAITGGRNMAAEYYDYNHEYNFRDRDVLLLGKVVTAMRASFENFWGSELAVPVEELYDGLGLIQKNVKVTDGEIAKIYRDLHDYAGSPDNFAPEVHAAINNMPGSFEQLAGQISWGEIEFISDRPGKNDKHMGLGGGGLTTEALARLVGSATDHIVIQSPYLVLSGDAKELFRQTLARGVRVRINTNSLASSDNIQASSGYRNQRRSLLKMGLEIHEYKPDPEERQPLIRRALDAKQKPPVFALHAKTMVVDSKTVFIGTFNFDPRSENLNTEVGVIIRDEALARKVEAAIETDMRPGNSWNAATDDPDQYVPLSRRSQVRFWQLMPIKPLL; this is encoded by the coding sequence ATGCTTTTGTTGCTGGGTCTGCTGGGTCTGCCCACTCCTTCGCTGGCGGTACAGGAAGATGCCGCCATGGAATTCATCGGCCGGCAGATCGCAGCGCATGACGGCCGGAGCGGTGCATATGTACTGGATACCGGTCCGGACGCTTTACAGGCGCGTGCGTGGCTGGCGGATCATGCCCGGCACACGATAGAGGTGCAATACTTCATCTGGAGCGCCGACAACATCGGCATCCTCGCTGCCGAGGCGCTGCTGCGCGCCGCCGATCGCGGCGTGAAGGTGCGCGTCATCGTGGATGACCTGCTGATCGATGCGCCGGACAAATCCCTGCTTGCCCTCGCGTACCATCCCAATGTCGAAATCCGCATCTACAACCCGAAGAATTCGGTCGGGGTGCCATTGCTCAAGCGCATATTGAATGTGGCCGTCGACTTTCGCGGCGTCAACCAGCGCATGCACGACAAGACCTTCATGGTCGACGGCCAGGTGGCGATCACCGGTGGGCGGAACATGGCCGCCGAATATTACGACTACAACCACGAATACAATTTCCGCGACCGCGATGTGCTTCTGCTGGGCAAAGTGGTCACGGCCATGCGGGCCAGCTTTGAAAATTTCTGGGGCAGCGAGCTGGCCGTGCCGGTGGAAGAACTTTACGACGGGCTTGGCCTGATACAGAAGAACGTGAAAGTGACCGACGGGGAAATTGCGAAGATTTATCGCGACCTGCACGACTACGCCGGCTCGCCGGACAACTTTGCGCCGGAAGTGCATGCCGCGATCAATAATATGCCCGGCTCGTTTGAACAATTGGCCGGCCAGATAAGCTGGGGAGAGATCGAGTTCATCAGCGACCGGCCCGGCAAGAACGATAAGCACATGGGCTTGGGCGGCGGCGGCCTGACTACGGAAGCGCTGGCCAGACTGGTCGGGTCGGCCACCGACCATATCGTGATCCAGTCGCCCTACCTGGTGCTGTCCGGCGATGCGAAGGAGTTGTTCAGGCAAACCCTGGCGCGCGGCGTGCGCGTGCGCATCAACACCAATTCGCTTGCCTCCAGCGACAACATCCAGGCTTCCAGCGGATACCGCAACCAGCGCCGTTCATTGCTCAAAATGGGTCTGGAGATTCATGAATACAAACCCGACCCGGAAGAACGGCAGCCGTTGATCCGGCGCGCACTCGATGCCAAACAGAAACCGCCGGTGTTCGCGCTCCATGCCAAGACCATGGTGGTGGATTCGAAGACAGTCTTCATCGGCACCTTCAATTTCGATCCGCGCTCGGAGAATCTCAATACCGAAGTCGGCGTGATCATTCGCGACGAGGCGCTTGCACGCAAAGTCGAGGCGGCGATAGAAACCGACATGCGGCCGGGCAACAGCTGGAACGCGGCCACGGACGACCCGGATCAATACGTGCCGCTTTCCAGGCGCAGCCAAGTCAGGTTCTGGCAGCTGATGCCGATCAAACCGCTGCTGTAA
- a CDS encoding phosphoenolpyruvate synthase: MNLTLAFTEPDACRHELSGGKGANLSLLTQRGFPVPSGFVVTASAYREYIATAATLHSRVAAFDYANAAKLQGQAAQLRAELEQMPLPVSLEASVRQQLAAFPPDAAFSVRSSSTFEDLASAAFAGQHDTYLNIHGADAILERIRACYASLWQDRAIAYRQRLGFDQLQATMAVVVQTMIPSEISGVGFTLNPISGNIDEMLVNANFGLGESVVSGEGAIDQFVLARDGSLLGSAIGEKTQRIVNTAQGTVEVEVEGEDANRASMDETQLAGLADLMRRVEASYQFPQDIEWAISSGKLWLLQSRPITSIPPRWTRDESAERFPNVITPLAWEMVEDGFHRSLNHSFRLMGYPAFSGKWFAMFDHYIYGNQNAVEIYGRRMPFAIRNLEELEAAIPHLRSDYAWVQDLPLEWSRDLDYYLLTLGELNAENLQGESLAEVWQYVLRVNRLGADYFLPNIAISITQRTLYRLLHGLLQMLTGNPQEAAALFDTLIAHTETKTGIINKELAALANEIRSDTNLGAMIASAPSRTLIETGQLEAHTGFAAQFEKFLRDHGHREVDFDPYQPTWLEAPWLVLDNLRLMAAMPQEDAPRERERQLKLAMHEAELALYARIPQRLHFFFHEVLRLVRAYTTLDDVEHYHTTRLTLPLRKGLRRLGEHLQTRKVLDDPMDIFFAHYRALQEAIESDTPALWSALASAIREEKAEYLKHRDSTPAWNLSEDTPDDVAASASGDVLSGLAGSAGVAEGSVFVVRSPDDFAGFPKGAVLVARTTNPAWTPLFYSACAVITESGGPLSHGAVTAREMQIPAVMSVRGVLARLSNGQRVKVDGRNGRVEILG; this comes from the coding sequence ATGAACCTGACGCTCGCGTTTACCGAACCCGATGCCTGCCGCCATGAGCTTTCCGGCGGCAAGGGTGCCAACCTCTCGCTGCTCACGCAACGCGGCTTTCCGGTCCCCTCCGGGTTCGTGGTGACAGCAAGCGCTTACCGCGAATACATTGCGACGGCCGCGACCTTGCACAGCCGGGTCGCGGCATTTGATTATGCCAACGCCGCAAAGCTGCAGGGACAGGCCGCACAATTGCGTGCCGAGCTCGAGCAGATGCCGTTACCTGTCTCGCTGGAGGCTTCCGTGCGCCAGCAACTTGCCGCATTTCCGCCCGATGCGGCATTCTCCGTGCGCTCTTCCTCCACCTTCGAAGACCTGGCCAGTGCGGCGTTTGCCGGGCAGCATGACACTTACCTCAACATCCACGGCGCAGACGCCATCCTCGAACGCATCCGCGCCTGCTATGCCTCGTTATGGCAGGATCGTGCCATCGCCTACCGTCAGCGGCTCGGCTTCGACCAGTTGCAGGCGACCATGGCGGTGGTGGTACAGACGATGATCCCGTCAGAAATTTCCGGGGTCGGCTTCACCCTCAACCCGATCAGCGGCAACATCGACGAGATGCTGGTCAATGCCAACTTCGGTTTGGGTGAATCGGTGGTCAGCGGCGAAGGCGCGATCGACCAGTTCGTGCTGGCGCGCGACGGCAGCCTGCTCGGTAGCGCCATCGGCGAGAAAACCCAGCGCATCGTCAACACTGCACAGGGCACGGTCGAGGTCGAAGTGGAAGGCGAGGATGCGAACCGGGCCAGCATGGACGAAACACAACTCGCCGGACTGGCCGACCTGATGCGCCGTGTCGAGGCCTCGTACCAGTTCCCGCAGGACATCGAATGGGCGATCAGTTCCGGCAAGCTGTGGCTGCTGCAATCGCGCCCGATCACCAGCATCCCGCCGCGCTGGACGCGCGACGAATCCGCCGAGCGCTTCCCCAACGTGATCACGCCGCTGGCTTGGGAAATGGTCGAGGACGGTTTCCACCGCTCGCTCAACCACTCGTTCAGGCTGATGGGCTACCCGGCGTTTTCCGGCAAGTGGTTCGCGATGTTCGATCACTACATCTACGGCAACCAGAACGCGGTGGAAATCTACGGCCGCCGCATGCCGTTCGCGATCCGCAACCTGGAGGAACTGGAAGCCGCCATCCCGCACCTGCGCAGTGACTATGCATGGGTGCAGGACCTGCCGCTGGAATGGTCGCGCGACCTCGACTACTACCTGCTGACGCTGGGCGAACTCAACGCCGAAAACCTGCAAGGCGAGAGCCTGGCCGAAGTGTGGCAGTACGTGCTGCGCGTGAACCGGCTCGGCGCCGATTATTTCCTGCCCAACATCGCCATCTCCATCACCCAGCGCACGCTTTATCGTCTGTTGCACGGTCTGCTGCAGATGCTGACCGGCAATCCGCAGGAAGCGGCGGCGCTGTTCGATACACTGATCGCCCACACCGAAACCAAGACCGGCATCATCAACAAGGAACTGGCCGCGCTGGCCAATGAGATCCGCAGCGATACCAATCTCGGGGCAATGATCGCGTCGGCGCCTTCACGCACGCTGATCGAGACGGGCCAATTGGAGGCGCATACCGGTTTCGCCGCGCAATTCGAGAAATTCCTGCGCGACCACGGCCACCGCGAAGTGGACTTTGACCCCTACCAGCCGACCTGGCTGGAAGCGCCCTGGCTGGTGCTCGACAACCTGCGCCTGATGGCCGCGATGCCACAGGAAGACGCTCCGCGCGAGCGCGAACGCCAACTCAAACTGGCGATGCATGAAGCCGAACTTGCACTGTATGCACGCATCCCGCAACGGCTGCATTTCTTCTTCCACGAAGTCTTGCGACTGGTGCGCGCCTACACCACACTGGACGACGTCGAGCATTACCACACCACCCGCCTCACGCTGCCGCTGCGCAAGGGATTACGCCGTCTCGGCGAACATTTGCAGACGCGCAAGGTGCTGGACGATCCAATGGACATATTTTTCGCCCATTACCGGGCGTTGCAGGAAGCCATCGAAAGCGACACCCCGGCGTTATGGTCAGCGCTGGCATCGGCCATCCGCGAAGAAAAGGCGGAATATCTGAAACACCGCGACAGCACGCCTGCATGGAACCTCAGCGAAGACACGCCAGACGATGTCGCGGCAAGCGCCTCCGGCGACGTGCTGAGTGGCCTCGCCGGCAGCGCCGGCGTCGCCGAAGGCAGCGTATTCGTGGTGCGCTCCCCCGACGACTTCGCCGGCTTCCCCAAAGGCGCGGTGCTGGTCGCGCGCACCACCAACCCCGCCTGGACGCCGCTGTTCTATAGCGCCTGCGCCGTCATCACCGAAAGCGGCGGCCCGCTCTCGCACGGCGCGGTCACCGCACGCGAAATGCAGATACCCGCCGTGATGAGCGTGCGCGGCGTGCTGGCTCGCCTGAGCAATGGTCAGCGGGTGAAGGTGGATGGCAGGAACGGGCGGGTGGAGATATTGGGCTGA
- a CDS encoding phosphatase PAP2 family protein, protein MPSTTRTLPALYEHEMFFGAFLLVTFVRLLSVQGMFWGDTLMFGAGLLAALMLVAYDRHRNTDASLRWRLLFYPVAMNVYFQQMRSAVPAISSSKEDTILRGIDSALLGDTPSMLWQHLVTPGLTELMSLCYLFFFPYLIMGVVVNFLGPMWRCKSFIAGLFSLYGVGFLGYTLVPAAGPYLAFGDAFATQLTGGPLTVFNASLVKMGSTGVDVFPSLHVAVSLFILGFDFRHNRRRFWICLLPCLGLWCSTLYLRYHYLIDVLCGALLAAWALWIANRYTPTTENPA, encoded by the coding sequence ATGCCTAGCACCACACGGACACTGCCCGCACTGTATGAACACGAGATGTTTTTTGGGGCGTTCCTGCTCGTCACCTTCGTGCGCCTGCTCTCCGTGCAGGGTATGTTCTGGGGCGACACGCTGATGTTCGGCGCGGGGCTGCTCGCTGCGCTGATGCTGGTGGCCTACGACCGGCATCGCAACACCGATGCCTCGTTGCGATGGCGTTTGCTGTTCTACCCGGTCGCGATGAACGTGTATTTCCAGCAGATGCGCTCCGCCGTGCCGGCAATCTCCAGCAGCAAGGAAGACACCATATTGCGCGGCATCGACAGCGCGCTGCTCGGCGACACACCCTCCATGTTGTGGCAGCACCTGGTCACGCCGGGGCTCACTGAACTGATGAGTCTGTGTTACCTGTTCTTCTTCCCCTATCTGATCATGGGGGTAGTGGTGAATTTTCTCGGCCCGATGTGGCGCTGCAAGTCCTTCATCGCCGGCCTGTTTTCGCTCTATGGTGTCGGTTTCCTCGGCTACACGCTGGTGCCGGCTGCCGGGCCGTACCTCGCCTTCGGCGACGCATTCGCCACGCAGCTGACGGGCGGGCCGCTGACGGTGTTCAATGCCTCGCTGGTAAAGATGGGATCAACCGGCGTGGACGTGTTCCCCAGCCTGCATGTGGCGGTGTCTCTGTTCATCCTCGGCTTCGATTTCCGGCACAACCGCCGCCGCTTCTGGATCTGCCTGTTACCGTGCCTGGGACTATGGTGCTCAACCCTGTACCTGCGCTACCACTACCTGATCGACGTACTCTGCGGTGCACTGCTGGCCGCCTGGGCACTGTGGATCGCGAACCGATACACCCCAACCACGGAGAATCCCGCATGA
- a CDS encoding 1-acyl-sn-glycerol-3-phosphate acyltransferase → MLKNCWYRLLSQLLVFLYYHRVRLLNGEMLPRQGPLFFVALHRNGAVDGYVYKSQFPRANFLISVQLRRSLIGRVFFDGIEVARKKDHATGRVTESANSNTAIDACADYLAQGGELLILPEGTSDLGCRHLPFHKGAARTLARLLENIGTAPVVIPLGIHYEQAWVWQSDAEVVAGNPVDTRLPAGTSDAERVRVLHERITAALEELAVQAEDAEAFARRERIAYAATLGSRRSYFAALKTLERGLPEAEALAAKLETEVLGTPAGRRLWLHQGVPLMPMRHAWAYPLLFLLLLPFTALACALNAPPLLIARWAGQRFSDGINTIALWRLLAGFPALLLWAALLLCAALWAHLPWLWPAYLSVSIIGIKSLRRVQKLAITLHNWALAPQLRQPLLNWRASLEDCMRSRNA, encoded by the coding sequence ATGCTGAAAAACTGCTGGTATCGGCTGTTAAGCCAACTGCTTGTATTCCTCTACTACCATCGCGTCCGTTTGCTGAATGGGGAAATGTTGCCCCGGCAAGGCCCGCTGTTTTTTGTGGCATTGCATCGTAACGGCGCGGTTGACGGTTACGTTTACAAATCACAATTCCCTCGAGCCAATTTCCTGATTTCAGTACAACTGCGCCGCAGCCTGATCGGCCGGGTTTTTTTTGACGGGATCGAAGTTGCGCGGAAGAAGGACCATGCGACCGGCCGTGTTACCGAATCCGCCAACAGCAACACGGCAATAGACGCCTGTGCGGACTACCTTGCACAGGGCGGCGAACTGTTGATCCTGCCGGAGGGAACCAGCGACCTGGGATGCCGCCACTTGCCCTTCCACAAAGGCGCGGCACGCACACTGGCACGATTGCTGGAAAATATCGGTACCGCACCTGTGGTCATACCGCTGGGCATCCACTACGAGCAGGCATGGGTGTGGCAGAGCGACGCCGAGGTGGTGGCGGGGAACCCCGTCGATACGCGGCTACCCGCCGGGACCTCCGATGCGGAGCGGGTACGAGTCCTGCACGAGCGCATCACCGCCGCGCTCGAGGAATTGGCGGTGCAGGCGGAAGATGCCGAAGCTTTTGCGCGGCGCGAGCGCATCGCCTATGCCGCGACACTGGGCAGCCGGCGCAGCTATTTTGCGGCGCTGAAAACCCTGGAACGCGGCCTGCCGGAAGCGGAGGCGTTGGCAGCGAAACTGGAAACCGAAGTTCTCGGGACGCCGGCAGGGCGGCGTCTGTGGCTGCATCAGGGCGTACCCTTGATGCCGATGCGTCACGCCTGGGCTTACCCGCTGCTGTTCTTGCTGTTGCTGCCGTTTACCGCGCTGGCCTGCGCGCTCAATGCGCCGCCGTTACTGATCGCACGCTGGGCCGGACAGCGCTTCAGCGACGGCATCAATACCATCGCGTTGTGGCGTCTGCTGGCGGGCTTTCCCGCCTTGCTGCTGTGGGCGGCATTGTTGCTCTGCGCAGCGCTGTGGGCGCATCTGCCATGGCTGTGGCCGGCCTATCTTTCAGTCAGCATCATCGGGATCAAATCGCTGCGCCGCGTGCAGAAACTGGCGATCACACTGCACAACTGGGCGCTGGCGCCGCAATTGCGCCAGCCGCTGTTAAACTGGCGCGCGTCGCTGGAGGATTGCATGAGGTCACGGAATGCCTAG
- a CDS encoding efflux RND transporter permease subunit, which yields MIRNHPFANITFAVVLLMGMLSYNMMPRERDPEINFNWLVVTVALPGASAQDVEKKITDPLEDAIARIPDIRFVSSTSREGIASILVRFRDIPERVYDKRINDMRREVQTAADRELPRDATRPEVFEITTSNGFPTAMILVEGNDFDETLRSHAYRIKSDLERMPGVDKVLTTGLSDPELQIEFRPDALAARGLSAADLADSVAGWFRDTPAGRVRVGDDEWLLRVVGQDSDPDYLAGLTVFQPPHSAQAIPIEAVAEVARGREKAGSLVSRKGRPGVLLAVNKKNYTNTLELVQHINGYLAQQGTRIASSGVQLTLLDDQTVPTRQAISLMERNALQGLILVLFITWLFLGSRIATLIALGIPFSLLGTFWILNGLGYTLNLTVLLGVIISLGMLVDDAVVIVEDMYFRIARGESALESALNAIRSVGLPVLASVLTTIAAFLPLMLLPGIIGDFMKVVPFVVTLALLISLLEAFWMLPTHVVALRMDFSRPSRLHVWRTNFTHLLRLRYSRWLLWSLRHARKTLAIIVMLFVLAVGSVVGGLVKTNFFAFDPMRLFYVSLDMPPGTAIETTLHEAERLEVAVRKHLRPEETRAVASYAGVKFTDTEPLYGDAYGQTVVSLLPRVGDMRDADVIVEAMRKEIESLPLKGKVSFFVMSGGPPSSKPVKLRLRGDDYAELRRAADALRAKVAAVPGIRDLGDDDLPGRHELVLQVDGEAVKATGLSPMTVARLVRLHSEGEIVAAARSQGEKIEVRVRALGRPLDDVEDALAVPVALPNGGTTTLASLVTTESRIAKGVIKHYDLRRAITIEADLDKTVTDTLAANALAREAWNNLSPGFPGVSVDYSGEMDDIQESLDSMLLLFLLGVGLIYLILATQFRSYWQPLMIISTVPMAFTGVAFGLLLSGNPLSLYTLYGVIALVGIAVNSAIVLIDAANQRRADGMSIIHAAVYAARRRVVPILITTTTTIGGLLSLALGLGGKSLIWGPVASAIVFGLSISTVLTLFVMPLLYVVVMKPHRHS from the coding sequence CTGATCCGCAACCACCCGTTCGCCAACATCACGTTCGCGGTAGTGCTCTTGATGGGCATGCTGTCCTATAACATGATGCCGCGCGAGCGCGACCCGGAGATCAACTTCAACTGGCTGGTGGTGACCGTCGCATTACCCGGCGCTTCGGCGCAGGACGTGGAGAAGAAGATCACCGACCCGCTGGAAGACGCCATCGCGCGCATCCCGGACATCCGCTTCGTCTCCAGCACCAGCCGCGAGGGCATCGCCAGCATACTGGTGCGCTTCCGCGACATCCCGGAACGCGTCTACGACAAGCGCATCAACGACATGCGCCGCGAGGTACAGACCGCCGCCGACCGTGAACTGCCACGCGACGCGACGCGTCCCGAAGTGTTCGAGATCACCACCTCCAACGGCTTCCCCACGGCGATGATCCTGGTGGAAGGCAACGATTTCGACGAGACCCTGCGCAGCCATGCCTACCGTATCAAATCGGACCTCGAACGCATGCCCGGGGTGGACAAGGTGCTCACCACCGGCCTGTCCGATCCCGAGCTGCAGATCGAATTCCGCCCCGATGCACTGGCCGCACGCGGGCTGAGCGCCGCCGACCTCGCCGATTCGGTGGCCGGCTGGTTCCGCGACACGCCGGCGGGCCGCGTCCGGGTGGGCGACGACGAATGGCTGTTGCGCGTGGTCGGGCAGGACAGCGACCCCGACTATCTGGCCGGACTGACCGTGTTCCAACCCCCGCACAGCGCCCAGGCGATCCCGATAGAGGCGGTCGCGGAAGTGGCGCGCGGGCGCGAGAAGGCCGGCAGTCTGGTGTCCCGCAAGGGCCGCCCCGGCGTGCTGCTGGCCGTCAACAAGAAGAACTACACCAATACGCTGGAACTGGTGCAGCACATCAATGGTTATCTCGCGCAGCAGGGCACGCGCATCGCTTCTTCCGGTGTGCAACTCACCCTGCTCGACGACCAGACCGTCCCCACCCGACAAGCCATCAGCCTGATGGAGCGCAACGCCCTGCAAGGCCTGATCCTTGTGCTGTTCATCACCTGGCTGTTCCTCGGCAGCCGCATCGCCACCCTGATCGCCCTCGGCATCCCGTTCTCCCTGCTCGGCACCTTCTGGATATTGAACGGGCTCGGTTACACGCTCAATCTCACCGTCCTGCTCGGCGTCATCATCTCGCTCGGCATGCTGGTGGATGATGCCGTGGTGATCGTGGAGGACATGTATTTCCGCATCGCGCGCGGCGAATCCGCGCTGGAATCCGCGCTCAATGCGATACGCAGCGTGGGCCTGCCCGTGCTCGCCTCGGTGCTCACCACCATTGCCGCATTCCTGCCGCTGATGCTGCTGCCCGGCATCATCGGCGACTTCATGAAAGTGGTCCCCTTCGTGGTCACGCTGGCATTGCTGATCAGCCTGCTCGAGGCCTTCTGGATGCTGCCCACGCATGTGGTCGCACTGCGCATGGATTTCAGCCGCCCCTCGCGCCTGCACGTCTGGCGCACCAATTTCACCCACCTCCTGCGGTTGCGCTATTCGCGCTGGCTGCTGTGGTCCTTGCGCCATGCACGCAAAACGCTTGCCATCATCGTCATGCTGTTCGTGCTGGCGGTGGGCTCCGTCGTCGGGGGGTTGGTCAAGACCAATTTCTTCGCCTTCGATCCGATGCGCCTGTTCTACGTCAGCCTGGACATGCCGCCGGGCACCGCGATTGAGACCACGCTGCATGAGGCCGAGCGACTGGAGGTCGCCGTCAGGAAACACCTGCGCCCCGAAGAGACGCGCGCCGTCGCCTCCTACGCCGGGGTGAAGTTCACCGACACGGAGCCGCTCTACGGTGACGCCTACGGACAGACGGTTGTATCGCTATTGCCCCGGGTTGGCGACATGCGCGATGCCGACGTCATCGTCGAGGCGATGCGCAAGGAGATCGAATCCTTGCCGCTGAAGGGCAAGGTGTCCTTCTTCGTCATGTCCGGCGGGCCGCCTTCCTCCAAGCCGGTCAAGCTGCGTCTGCGCGGCGACGATTATGCCGAACTGCGCCGCGCCGCCGATGCACTGCGCGCAAAGGTGGCCGCTGTCCCGGGCATCCGCGACCTTGGCGACGACGACCTGCCGGGCCGCCATGAACTGGTGCTGCAAGTGGACGGTGAAGCGGTCAAGGCCACCGGCCTGTCGCCCATGACCGTAGCCCGTCTGGTTCGCCTGCACAGCGAGGGCGAGATCGTCGCTGCGGCGCGCAGCCAGGGCGAGAAGATCGAGGTGCGCGTGCGCGCCCTGGGCCGTCCGCTGGACGATGTCGAAGACGCGCTGGCAGTGCCGGTCGCACTGCCGAACGGCGGTACCACGACGCTCGCCAGTCTGGTCACGACTGAATCACGCATCGCCAAGGGGGTGATCAAGCATTACGACCTGCGCCGCGCCATCACCATAGAGGCCGATCTCGACAAGACCGTCACCGACACGCTCGCCGCCAATGCCCTGGCGCGCGAGGCATGGAACAACCTCTCGCCCGGGTTTCCCGGCGTATCGGTCGATTATTCCGGCGAAATGGACGACATCCAGGAGAGTCTGGACTCCATGCTGCTGCTGTTCCTGCTCGGCGTCGGCCTGATCTACCTCATCCTCGCCACGCAGTTCCGCAGCTACTGGCAACCCCTGATGATCATCAGCACCGTGCCGATGGCGTTCACCGGCGTGGCCTTCGGCCTGCTGCTCTCGGGCAACCCGCTCAGTCTGTACACGTTGTACGGGGTCATCGCGCTGGTCGGCATCGCGGTCAACTCCGCCATCGTGCTGATCGACGCCGCCAACCAGCGGCGCGCCGACGGCATGAGCATCATCCACGCGGCGGTCTATGCGGCGCGGCGGCGCGTGGTGCCCATCCTCATCACCACCACGACCACCATAGGCGGCCTGCTCTCTCTGGCGCTGGGGCTGGGCGGGAAATCCCTGATCTGGGGCCCGGTTGCTTCCGCCATCGTGTTCGGGCTGAGCATCTCCACCGTGCTCACCCTGTTCGTCATGCCGCTGCTCTATGTGGTGGTCATGAAACCGCATCGGCATTCGTAA